Proteins co-encoded in one Stutzerimonas stutzeri genomic window:
- the lepB gene encoding signal peptidase I translates to MSINFPLLLVIAVAVCGFLSLLDLVFFAPRRRAAIANYEGQTGEPDQSTLDALNKEPVLIEYGKSFFPVLAIVLVLRSFLIEPFQIPSGSMIPTLEVGDFILVNKFAYGIRLPVVDTKVIDVSDPQRGDVMVFRYPSDPNINYIKRVIGLPGDVIRYSGDKQLSINGKPVTEMLIGEEPGSLGSAKLYREQLGDVEHLIRKEMARYRVEPNREWHVPAGHYFMMGDNRDNSNDSRYWHDPAIPAELAGMVPDRNIVGKAFAVWMSWPDPKFSNLPNFSRVGLIH, encoded by the coding sequence ATGTCGATCAATTTTCCGCTGTTGCTGGTGATTGCCGTAGCGGTCTGCGGCTTTCTTTCGCTTCTCGACCTGGTGTTCTTCGCACCGCGTCGTCGGGCGGCGATAGCGAACTATGAGGGGCAGACCGGCGAGCCTGACCAGTCGACGCTCGACGCCTTGAACAAGGAGCCGGTGCTGATCGAGTACGGCAAATCGTTCTTTCCGGTGTTGGCGATCGTGCTGGTCCTGCGGTCGTTTCTGATCGAACCGTTCCAGATTCCGTCGGGATCGATGATTCCGACGCTCGAAGTTGGCGACTTCATTCTGGTGAACAAGTTTGCCTATGGCATTCGCCTGCCCGTCGTCGATACCAAGGTTATCGATGTCAGTGATCCCCAGCGCGGCGATGTCATGGTCTTCCGCTATCCGAGTGACCCGAACATCAACTACATCAAGCGTGTCATCGGGCTGCCTGGTGACGTGATTCGCTACAGCGGCGACAAGCAGCTGAGCATAAACGGCAAGCCCGTTACCGAGATGCTGATCGGCGAGGAGCCTGGAAGCCTGGGTAGCGCCAAGCTGTACCGCGAGCAACTGGGCGACGTGGAGCATCTGATTCGCAAGGAGATGGCGCGGTACCGGGTCGAGCCCAATCGTGAATGGCACGTCCCCGCCGGCCACTACTTCATGATGGGCGACAACCGCGACAACTCCAACGACAGCCGCTACTGGCATGATCCGGCGATTCCAGCCGAGCTTGCCGGGATGGTTCCCGATCGCAACATCGTCGGCAAGGCGTTTGCGGTATGGATGAGCTGGCCGGATCCCAAATTCAGCAATCTGCCGAATTTCTCCCGAGTCGGGTTGATTCACTGA
- a CDS encoding DUF4845 domain-containing protein gives MSFARSQKGLSMLSWIMVLALVAFFASTAFKMLPHYFDYMSMDKIISGVESEPALEIRTVRDFYGHVQKGMEVNGIRDLDLEKALTVVIENNEFKVHLDYEKREPLIRNLDLVANFDKEYRLRMP, from the coding sequence ATGAGTTTCGCTCGTTCGCAAAAAGGGCTGTCCATGCTGAGCTGGATCATGGTGCTCGCGCTGGTCGCGTTTTTTGCCAGCACCGCATTCAAGATGCTGCCGCATTACTTCGACTATATGTCCATGGACAAGATCATCTCAGGGGTGGAAAGTGAACCAGCACTGGAGATCCGCACTGTGCGAGATTTCTACGGTCATGTTCAAAAGGGGATGGAGGTGAACGGCATTCGCGATCTCGATCTTGAGAAAGCGCTGACTGTGGTCATCGAGAACAACGAGTTCAAAGTCCACCTGGATTACGAAAAACGCGAGCCCCTGATCCGTAACCTCGATCTGGTGGCGAACTTCGACAAAGAATATCGCCTAAGGATGCCGTGA
- the rnc gene encoding ribonuclease III: MSTSLARLERRLGYQFKDQELMLLALTHRSYAGRNNERLEFLGDAILNFIAGEALFSHFPQAKEGQLSRLRARLVKGETLAVLARGFELGEYLRLGSGELKSGGFRRESILADTLEALIGAIYLDAGMEVARDRVLAWLANELEGLTLVDTNKDPKTRLQEFLQSRACELPKYEVVAIQGEPHCRTFFVECQVSLLNEKTQGQGASRRIAEQVAAASALIALGVENGHD; this comes from the coding sequence GTGAGCACTTCGTTAGCCCGTCTCGAGCGTAGGCTCGGGTATCAATTCAAGGATCAGGAGCTCATGCTCCTGGCCCTGACGCATCGCAGCTATGCCGGACGTAACAACGAGCGTCTGGAGTTTCTCGGCGATGCCATCCTGAACTTCATCGCCGGCGAGGCGCTGTTCAGCCATTTTCCTCAGGCCAAGGAAGGACAGCTGTCGCGCCTGCGTGCGCGCTTGGTCAAAGGTGAAACGCTGGCGGTGCTCGCCAGAGGGTTCGAGCTAGGCGAGTACCTGCGCCTGGGGTCGGGTGAGCTGAAAAGCGGTGGATTCCGCCGCGAATCCATTCTGGCCGACACGCTCGAAGCGTTGATCGGCGCGATCTATCTGGATGCCGGCATGGAAGTCGCGCGCGATCGCGTACTCGCCTGGCTCGCTAACGAACTGGAAGGGTTGACGTTGGTCGACACCAACAAGGACCCGAAAACGCGCTTGCAGGAGTTCCTGCAGTCGCGTGCTTGCGAGCTGCCGAAATACGAAGTCGTGGCGATCCAGGGCGAGCCGCATTGCCGGACCTTCTTTGTCGAATGCCAGGTATCACTGCTCAACGAGAAGACTCAAGGGCAGGGTGCCAGCCGGCGTATCGCCGAACAGGTTGCCGCTGCCTCGGCATTGATCGCGTTGGGCGTGGAGAACGGTCATGACTGA
- the era gene encoding GTPase Era — protein MTDEHLQDEVSRCGYVAIVGRPNVGKSTLLNHVLGQKLAITSRKPQTTRHNMLGIKTEGAVQAVYVDTPGLHKNGETALNRYMNRTASSALKDVDVVVFVVDRTRWTEEDQLVLERVQYVEGPVIVAVNKTDRVEDKGELLPHFEWLAQQLPNAEIVPISAQHGQNLDVFEKLVASHLPEGEHFFPEDQITDRSSRFLAAELVREKIMRQLGAEVPYQITVEIEDFKQQGHVLHIHALILVERDGQKTIIIGDKGERIKRIGQEARKDMEVLFDSKVMLNLWVKVKSGWSDDERALHSLGYS, from the coding sequence ATGACTGATGAACATCTGCAGGACGAAGTGAGCCGTTGCGGTTACGTGGCGATCGTTGGCCGGCCCAACGTGGGTAAGTCGACACTGCTCAATCACGTGCTCGGACAAAAGCTCGCGATCACGTCGCGCAAGCCGCAGACCACCCGCCACAACATGCTCGGCATCAAGACCGAGGGTGCGGTTCAAGCGGTGTATGTGGATACGCCCGGCTTGCATAAGAACGGCGAGACCGCGCTGAATCGCTACATGAATCGCACTGCCTCGTCCGCCCTGAAAGATGTGGACGTGGTGGTTTTCGTCGTCGATCGCACGCGCTGGACCGAGGAAGACCAGTTGGTTCTCGAGCGCGTGCAATACGTCGAGGGCCCTGTGATCGTCGCGGTGAACAAGACCGACCGCGTCGAGGACAAGGGCGAGCTGCTGCCGCATTTCGAGTGGCTGGCGCAACAGCTGCCGAACGCGGAAATCGTGCCGATCTCCGCGCAGCATGGACAGAATCTCGATGTGTTCGAGAAGCTGGTCGCCTCGCATCTACCGGAGGGCGAGCACTTTTTCCCCGAGGACCAGATTACCGATCGCAGCAGCCGTTTCCTGGCGGCTGAGCTGGTGCGCGAGAAAATCATGCGTCAGCTGGGTGCCGAAGTGCCTTATCAGATCACCGTCGAGATCGAGGATTTCAAGCAGCAAGGGCATGTTCTGCATATCCATGCGCTGATTCTGGTCGAGCGTGACGGGCAGAAGACAATCATCATTGGCGACAAGGGTGAGCGCATCAAGCGTATTGGCCAGGAGGCGCGCAAGGACATGGAGGTGTTGTTCGACTCCAAGGTCATGCTCAACCTCTGGGTGAAGGTAAAGAGCGGCTGGTCCGACGACGAGCGCGCGCTGCACTCGCTGGGCTACAGCTGA
- the recO gene encoding DNA repair protein RecO: MPQTAFVLHSRPYRESSALVDFFTPEGRLRAVLRGARGRSGTLARPFVPLDVEFRGRSDLKSVARLEGAGLAYWLDGNALFSGMYLNELLIRLLPAEDAHPALFDHYVATLPALAAKRPLEPILRAFEWRLLTELGYGFALDKDIDDQPIASAGLYRLLPDTGLEAVGQFQPGLFNGAELLAMAEADWEVPGALAAAKRLMRQALAPHLGGRPLVSRELFMNIKEVPRD, from the coding sequence ATGCCCCAGACCGCCTTCGTCCTGCATAGCCGACCCTACCGCGAAAGCAGCGCGTTGGTGGATTTCTTTACGCCCGAAGGACGCTTGCGCGCGGTGCTTCGTGGCGCACGGGGCCGGTCCGGCACCCTGGCCCGGCCTTTTGTGCCGCTTGACGTCGAGTTTCGTGGGCGGAGCGATCTGAAGTCCGTGGCGCGACTCGAGGGCGCCGGCCTGGCGTACTGGCTCGATGGCAATGCGCTGTTCAGCGGCATGTACCTCAACGAACTGCTGATTCGCCTGCTCCCGGCCGAAGACGCTCATCCCGCGCTGTTCGACCACTATGTCGCGACCTTACCGGCGCTGGCGGCCAAGCGGCCACTGGAGCCGATCTTGCGCGCCTTCGAATGGCGGCTGTTGACCGAGCTGGGATACGGCTTTGCCCTGGACAAGGATATCGATGATCAGCCGATTGCCAGTGCCGGGCTTTATCGACTGCTGCCTGATACCGGGCTCGAAGCCGTGGGGCAGTTCCAGCCCGGCCTCTTCAACGGTGCGGAACTCTTGGCCATGGCCGAGGCCGACTGGGAAGTGCCCGGCGCGCTGGCGGCAGCGAAAAGACTGATGCGCCAGGCCCTGGCGCCCCATCTAGGTGGCCGGCCACTGGTCAGCCGCGAACTGTTCATGAACATCAAGGAGGTCCCGCGTGACTGA
- the pdxJ gene encoding pyridoxine 5'-phosphate synthase, translated as MTEANRILLGVNVDHVATLRQARGTRYPDPVKAALDAEEAGADGITVHLREDRRHIQERDVLMMKDALQTRMNFEMGVTEAMLVFAEQLRPEHVCLVPETRQELTTEGGLDVAGQEARIREAVDRLTACGAEVSLFIDADPRQIEAAARIGAPAIELHTGRYADAHGVAERACELARIRDGVESGLSHGLIVNAGHGLHYHNAEAIAAIRGVNELNIGHAIVAHALFVGFKQAVKEMKHLILSAAARG; from the coding sequence GTGACTGAAGCCAACCGAATCCTGCTCGGCGTCAATGTCGACCACGTTGCCACACTGCGCCAGGCGCGCGGCACCCGCTATCCGGACCCGGTCAAGGCCGCACTGGATGCCGAGGAGGCCGGGGCCGATGGCATCACCGTGCATCTTCGCGAAGACCGTCGTCACATCCAGGAGCGCGACGTGCTGATGATGAAGGACGCGCTGCAGACGCGAATGAACTTCGAGATGGGCGTGACCGAGGCGATGCTGGTCTTCGCCGAGCAGCTACGCCCGGAGCACGTGTGCCTGGTGCCGGAGACGCGGCAGGAGCTCACCACCGAGGGCGGCCTCGACGTGGCTGGACAGGAGGCGCGCATCCGTGAAGCGGTAGATCGTTTGACGGCCTGCGGTGCAGAGGTTTCGTTGTTCATCGACGCCGATCCGCGGCAGATCGAAGCCGCGGCGCGAATCGGTGCGCCGGCCATCGAGCTCCACACGGGACGCTATGCCGATGCGCATGGCGTTGCCGAACGCGCCTGCGAATTGGCGAGAATCCGAGACGGCGTCGAATCCGGTCTGAGCCACGGCCTGATCGTCAACGCTGGCCACGGCCTGCACTACCATAACGCCGAGGCCATCGCCGCGATCCGGGGCGTCAACGAGCTGAACATCGGCCACGCCATCGTCGCCCATGCGCTCTTCGTAGGCTTCAAGCAGGCCGTCAAGGAAATGAAGCACCTGATCCTCAGCGCGGCGGCGCGCGGCTGA
- a CDS encoding DUF2905 domain-containing protein, with protein MAKWLIAAGLLLLLLGLILHYVPGLLSWFGKLPGDIRIESERSRTFIPITSMIILSVLLTVVLNLFRR; from the coding sequence ATGGCGAAATGGTTGATCGCGGCGGGTTTGCTGCTGCTTCTGCTCGGTCTGATTCTGCACTACGTACCGGGCCTGCTGAGCTGGTTCGGCAAGCTGCCCGGCGACATCCGCATCGAATCGGAACGCAGCCGGACGTTTATCCCAATCACCTCGATGATCATCCTGAGCGTGCTGCTGACGGTCGTGCTGAATCTGTTCAGACGATGA
- a CDS encoding LysR substrate-binding domain-containing protein, which translates to MPEELPQSAMPLLEIDVLRTFVSIAESGSFTRAAGQVFRTTSAVSMQIKRLETLLGCTLFIREARRIALTDEGERLLGYARRLLKLNEETVSAFILPPLNGRVRFGTPADIGTHILPGLLSLFARTHPGIEVNVSVGRSVDMIQRIDAGELDVALISVGNLGQDDSRGEVIHREPLVWAGRAGGVAVERDPLPLALSTPECAWRRQALDALDRAGRAYRIAYSSEQCAGQEAAMIADLAVAPYPLSLIKPPLKRLEEGDNLPTLGEYQIKLLCAAGRSEAVDVLSRHVIAAFAAYHK; encoded by the coding sequence ATGCCCGAAGAGCTTCCCCAATCTGCAATGCCCCTGCTTGAAATCGATGTGCTGCGCACCTTCGTCTCTATCGCCGAAAGTGGAAGCTTCACGCGCGCCGCTGGGCAGGTCTTTCGCACCACCTCGGCCGTGAGCATGCAGATCAAACGGCTCGAGACCCTGCTCGGTTGCACCTTGTTCATTCGCGAGGCGCGACGCATCGCGCTGACCGATGAGGGCGAACGGCTGCTCGGTTACGCGCGGCGCTTGCTCAAACTCAATGAAGAGACGGTCAGTGCATTCATCCTGCCGCCGCTGAACGGGCGGGTTCGCTTCGGTACCCCGGCGGACATCGGCACGCATATCCTGCCCGGCCTGCTGTCGCTGTTCGCCCGGACTCACCCGGGGATCGAGGTCAATGTCTCGGTGGGCCGCAGTGTCGACATGATCCAGCGCATCGACGCCGGCGAGCTGGACGTTGCGCTCATCAGCGTCGGCAACCTCGGCCAGGATGACTCACGCGGCGAAGTCATCCACCGCGAACCACTGGTGTGGGCCGGCCGAGCGGGCGGCGTCGCGGTCGAGCGTGACCCGCTGCCACTGGCCCTGTCGACGCCTGAGTGCGCGTGGCGACGCCAGGCATTGGATGCACTGGACCGTGCCGGCCGCGCCTATCGCATCGCCTATTCCAGCGAGCAATGCGCAGGCCAGGAGGCGGCGATGATCGCCGACCTGGCGGTGGCGCCCTATCCGTTGAGCCTGATCAAACCCCCGCTGAAGCGACTGGAGGAAGGCGATAACCTGCCAACGCTGGGTGAATATCAAATCAAATTGCTTTGCGCCGCTGGTCGCAGCGAGGCGGTGGACGTGCTGTCCCGACATGTCATCGCAGCGTTTGCTGCCTATCACAAATAG
- the cmoB gene encoding tRNA 5-methoxyuridine(34)/uridine 5-oxyacetic acid(34) synthase CmoB: protein MNLDLTPLAWRLAGTPLAAWANGLQQQLDAKLAVGHGDLPRWRRAVDALPDIQPSTVELRDAFRLEADCDEATRAVTYDALFGLSPWRKGPFDVFGVHVDTEWRSDWKWDRVSPHLNLTGKRILDVGCGNGYYMWRMLGAGADSVVGIDPNWLFFCQFHAMKRYLQERPVWHLPMALEELPAKLEGFDTVFSMGVLYHRRSPIDHLLELKDCLIKGGELVLETLVVEGDEHTALVPEDRYAQMRNVWFLPSVAALECWLRRAGFVDVRCVDVSITTTREQRSTDWMRYQSLPDFLDPEDHSKTIEGLPAPMRAVLVARKP from the coding sequence ATGAATCTCGACCTGACTCCCCTCGCCTGGCGCCTGGCCGGCACTCCGCTGGCCGCCTGGGCCAATGGCCTGCAGCAACAGCTGGACGCCAAACTCGCTGTGGGGCACGGCGACCTGCCGCGCTGGCGGCGCGCCGTGGATGCGCTGCCCGATATCCAGCCCAGCACCGTGGAGCTGCGCGACGCCTTTCGGCTGGAGGCCGACTGCGATGAGGCGACACGCGCCGTTACCTATGACGCACTGTTCGGGCTTTCGCCCTGGCGCAAGGGCCCGTTCGACGTATTCGGTGTGCATGTCGACACCGAATGGCGCTCGGACTGGAAATGGGACCGCGTGTCGCCGCACCTGAACCTGACCGGCAAACGCATCCTCGACGTAGGCTGCGGCAACGGCTATTACATGTGGCGAATGCTCGGCGCCGGGGCCGACTCGGTCGTCGGTATCGATCCGAACTGGCTGTTCTTCTGCCAGTTTCATGCGATGAAGCGCTACCTCCAGGAGCGGCCCGTGTGGCATCTGCCGATGGCACTGGAAGAACTGCCGGCGAAGCTCGAGGGCTTCGACACCGTGTTCTCCATGGGTGTCCTCTATCACCGGCGCTCGCCCATCGATCACCTGCTGGAGCTCAAGGACTGCTTGATCAAGGGCGGTGAGCTGGTTCTGGAGACCCTGGTGGTCGAGGGCGACGAGCACACCGCACTGGTCCCGGAGGATCGCTACGCACAGATGCGCAACGTCTGGTTCCTGCCCTCGGTGGCCGCGCTGGAATGCTGGCTACGTCGCGCAGGCTTCGTCGACGTTCGTTGCGTCGACGTCAGCATCACGACTACCCGCGAGCAACGCAGCACCGACTGGATGCGCTATCAGTCGCTGCCCGACTTCCTCGACCCCGAGGATCACAGCAAGACCATCGAAGGGCTCCCAGCGCCGATGCGCGCCGTCCTGGTCGCACGCAAACCCTAG
- the cmoA gene encoding carboxy-S-adenosyl-L-methionine synthase CmoA codes for MSHEPDRLFAQPLAQPQDFVFNEDVVRVFPDMIKRSVPGYPTIVENIGVLAAQFAQPHTCLYDLGCSLGAVTQALRRHVKTDNCHVIAVDNSAAMVERCREYLHGQDSMFQELLPVEVIEADVLALPFQPASLVALNFTLQFIPPQQRPALLRAIRQALVPGGALILSEKLRFEDDQEQQLLTDLHIAFKRANGYSELEIAQKRSAIENVMKPDSLETHRQRLLDAGFSKVVPWFQCLNFASLIALP; via the coding sequence GTGAGCCACGAACCCGACCGCCTGTTCGCCCAGCCCCTTGCCCAGCCGCAGGACTTCGTTTTCAACGAAGACGTGGTGCGGGTGTTCCCCGACATGATCAAGCGCTCGGTCCCGGGCTATCCCACCATCGTCGAGAATATCGGCGTGCTGGCCGCGCAATTTGCCCAGCCGCACACCTGCCTGTATGACCTCGGTTGCTCGCTGGGCGCGGTGACCCAGGCGCTGCGTCGGCACGTCAAGACGGACAACTGCCATGTGATCGCGGTCGATAATTCTGCGGCGATGGTCGAGCGCTGCCGCGAGTATCTGCATGGGCAGGACTCCATGTTTCAGGAGCTGCTCCCGGTTGAGGTGATCGAAGCCGACGTGCTGGCCCTGCCGTTCCAGCCTGCCTCGCTGGTCGCGCTCAATTTCACCCTGCAGTTCATCCCGCCGCAGCAGCGCCCCGCTCTACTGCGCGCCATCCGCCAGGCCCTGGTGCCCGGTGGTGCGCTGATCCTCTCGGAAAAGCTGCGTTTCGAAGACGACCAGGAGCAGCAGCTGTTGACCGATCTGCACATCGCCTTCAAACGCGCCAACGGCTACAGCGAGCTGGAAATCGCGCAGAAGCGCAGCGCCATCGAGAATGTGATGAAACCCGACAGCCTGGAAACCCATCGCCAGCGCTTGCTGGACGCCGGCTTTTCCAAGGTGGTGCCCTGGTTCCAGTGCCTGAACTTCGCCTCATTGATCGCCCTGCCATGA
- a CDS encoding protease inhibitor I42 family protein produces MPIALPRLLSLVPLLMLAGCASAPSGTVALSDEAECPVTLQPGQKLIVSLPSNPTTGYRWQAREISGEQLKSLGPEVFSSPKNDLVGGDGISTWRFQADQRGSGRLYLTYERPWETDSEPAGLFDCRIEVQ; encoded by the coding sequence ATGCCTATCGCCCTGCCCCGACTGCTGTCACTCGTCCCGCTGCTGATGCTTGCTGGCTGCGCCAGCGCGCCGTCCGGCACCGTCGCGCTAAGCGATGAGGCCGAGTGTCCGGTCACCCTGCAGCCGGGCCAGAAGCTGATCGTCAGCCTGCCCAGCAACCCGACCACAGGCTACCGCTGGCAAGCCCGGGAAATATCCGGCGAACAGCTGAAGAGCCTCGGCCCCGAGGTGTTCAGCTCACCGAAGAACGACCTGGTTGGCGGCGATGGTATCTCGACCTGGCGCTTTCAGGCCGATCAGCGGGGCAGCGGACGGCTCTACCTGACCTACGAGCGGCCCTGGGAAACCGACAGCGAGCCGGCCGGGCTGTTCGACTGCCGCATCGAGGTGCAATAG